One region of Actinomycetota bacterium genomic DNA includes:
- the argS gene encoding arginine--tRNA ligase yields the protein MIQDRLRELLADALAGLRRDGLLPADAEAPLELSRPARAEHGDFSTNVALALAGKARTSPRVLAGRLLEALPEADWVDRVEIAGPGFINFFLTHTWLQDTIRAVATEREDFGRQALGEGVRVQVEFVSANPTGPLHVGSGRNAAYGDALAALLEAAGFRVEREYYVNDAGRQMDLFVASLDARYRQALGQDTGFPEEGYHGAYMVELGRQLAEGEGDRLVGRTDDLRAWGLARMLERIAATLDRFGVRFDSWFSEQSLFDSGRIAAALEALEQAGHTFTQDGAVWFRSSEFGDQRDRVLVRSDGRTTYLTSDVAYLMNKAERGFDHAIYVWGADHHGAVPSLMAAGAALGLPIAVEVLLYQLVNLTRGGEPVRMSKRTGDIVTLDELIEEVGADAARFTFLLRSLDSTLDFDLDLVKAASQENPVYYAQYAYARICSILRLREEQGIELMPVSTAPLERLTHDSEKDLARLLGEYPETIAVLANLRAPYRLTTFAHEVAAAFHAFYRDCRVIGEDAELTQARLWLAEATRQVLANILGLLGVSAPERM from the coding sequence TTGATCCAGGACAGGCTCCGGGAGCTCCTCGCCGACGCCCTTGCCGGGCTGCGCCGCGACGGCCTGCTCCCCGCCGACGCCGAAGCACCGCTCGAGCTGTCCCGCCCGGCCCGCGCGGAGCACGGCGACTTCTCCACCAACGTCGCCCTCGCCCTGGCCGGCAAGGCCAGGACCTCGCCCCGGGTGCTGGCCGGCCGCCTGCTCGAGGCCCTCCCGGAGGCGGACTGGGTGGACCGGGTCGAGATCGCCGGGCCCGGCTTCATCAACTTCTTCCTCACCCACACCTGGCTCCAGGACACCATCCGGGCGGTCGCTACCGAGCGGGAGGACTTCGGCCGCCAGGCCCTCGGGGAGGGCGTCAGGGTGCAGGTCGAGTTCGTCTCCGCCAACCCCACCGGGCCGCTGCACGTCGGCAGCGGGCGCAACGCCGCCTACGGCGACGCCCTCGCCGCGCTCCTGGAGGCAGCCGGATTCCGCGTCGAGCGGGAGTACTACGTCAACGACGCCGGGCGCCAGATGGACCTGTTCGTCGCCTCGCTCGATGCCCGGTACCGCCAGGCCCTCGGCCAGGACACCGGATTTCCCGAGGAGGGCTATCACGGGGCCTACATGGTCGAGCTGGGCCGGCAGCTGGCCGAGGGCGAGGGCGACCGCCTCGTCGGCCGGACCGACGATCTCCGGGCCTGGGGCCTCGCCCGCATGCTGGAGCGGATCGCTGCCACGCTGGACCGCTTCGGCGTGCGGTTCGACAGCTGGTTCTCCGAGCAGTCGCTCTTCGACTCCGGCCGCATCGCCGCCGCCCTCGAGGCCCTCGAGCAGGCGGGCCACACCTTCACCCAGGACGGGGCGGTGTGGTTCCGCTCCAGCGAGTTCGGCGACCAGCGGGACCGGGTCCTGGTGCGCTCCGACGGGCGCACGACCTACCTCACCTCCGACGTCGCCTACCTCATGAACAAGGCCGAGCGGGGCTTCGACCACGCGATCTACGTCTGGGGCGCCGACCACCACGGGGCGGTGCCCAGCCTGATGGCCGCCGGGGCGGCGCTGGGGCTGCCGATCGCCGTCGAGGTGCTGCTCTACCAGCTGGTCAACCTGACCCGGGGGGGCGAGCCAGTGCGCATGTCGAAGCGGACCGGCGACATCGTCACCCTCGACGAGCTGATCGAGGAGGTGGGGGCAGACGCAGCCCGGTTCACCTTCCTGCTGCGCTCGCTGGACTCCACCCTGGACTTCGACCTCGACTTGGTGAAGGCCGCCTCCCAGGAGAACCCGGTCTACTACGCGCAGTATGCCTACGCCCGCATCTGCTCCATCCTCCGCCTGCGCGAGGAGCAGGGCATCGAGTTGATGCCGGTGAGCACCGCGCCGCTCGAGCGCCTGACCCACGACAGCGAGAAGGACCTCGCCCGCCTGCTGGGCGAGTACCCCGAGACCATCGCCGTGCTGGCCAACCTGCGCGCCCCGTACCGGCTCACCACCTTCGCCCACGAGGTGGCCGCAGCCTTCCACGCCTTCTACCGGGACTGCCGGGTGATCGGCGAGGACGCCGAGCTCACCCAGGCCCGGCTGTGGCTGGCCGAGGCCACCCGCCAGGTGCTGGCCAACATCCTCGGGCTGCTCGGGGTCTCGGCCCCCGAACGGATGTAG
- a CDS encoding AAA family ATPase, with the protein MEGGVRRSSVLVGRRADLDRLRAALRSAKYGASSCVFLTGEGGIGKTRLLAEGILEARRAGMAVLVGRASIAAPVAFGVIAEAVRSWLRGGGPKAPAVASVFDRGLQLIVPEWPSEAPASGLTDAQLRLLALEGLVDVLRGPAERSGLLLAIDDLHAADAESLEAVRYLAGAALPGVVILAASRTGEAALADQLRDRLAQQGLADLWPVAPLPSADVHDLLAALLGTQPPAELVADVEGRADGVPLFVEEIADAHFRAGSVVLDGRGAHWRGGAHVVPRSVAALVATRLDRLGEAECEVLTAAAVVGPHETALLAALSGQPPAVVARALSAAIESGLVETVGGTVDFRHAVVGDAVRARLVPDRLRALNGRAAEVLAPTAAGDESALERLAGHLVAAEDPDGAARALIDSAGLNRRAHRLLRAESLAQRARRLAVAPGVTDAAADALADVLAAQGRWGEALELDQAAAEGAGSSVGAERWVRMTRCALDARMPDLVRSLLSAGDLEGIPPAFREFAIGRLALVEGDTSRAIECARRAFAAAGDDALTASAALDLEARALDLAGQRAEAAEAWARQQAVAARAGLAAERIRGLVSLSELELFSGQAPVRMLEAVEVARSAGALVEQTWAELNLSVALTIQGDPVAGARLADAASERCSQHRLDLLPFLRVARAGAAHILGEPAFEELLAEAAAMIGASTDAVVHTAGIAADHAMHLGNWAEGARLHQRVVDAMDAEPGTLPTSSPCDLVLALRAAGRVAEASQALQRARERPGSLRWYATPVILATAEAVMAGDPAGVDTALSSATGRMPFDLALLRVLAAEILGGPSRARWLREALDLYEAHQGFVAVDRVRRLLREAGGAVPRRRRTEAVPPALLARGLTAREVEVLRLVAEGQSNAAIAQGLFLSVRTVESHVSSVLAKLGATSRAELRAALE; encoded by the coding sequence GTGGAGGGAGGAGTCCGTAGATCCTCGGTGCTGGTGGGCCGCCGGGCCGACCTGGACCGCCTGCGAGCGGCCCTGAGGTCGGCTAAGTACGGGGCCTCTTCCTGCGTGTTCCTGACCGGCGAGGGCGGCATCGGCAAGACCCGTCTGCTGGCCGAAGGGATCCTCGAGGCCCGGCGCGCCGGGATGGCGGTGCTGGTGGGCCGGGCGAGCATCGCCGCCCCGGTGGCTTTCGGGGTCATCGCCGAGGCCGTGCGCTCCTGGCTGCGCGGCGGCGGCCCGAAGGCGCCGGCGGTGGCTTCGGTCTTCGACCGCGGCCTGCAGCTCATCGTTCCGGAGTGGCCCTCGGAGGCCCCGGCGAGCGGGCTGACCGATGCCCAGCTGCGCCTCCTCGCCCTGGAGGGCCTGGTGGATGTGCTCCGGGGGCCGGCGGAGCGGTCGGGCCTGCTGCTGGCTATCGACGACCTGCACGCCGCCGACGCCGAGAGCCTCGAAGCCGTACGCTACTTGGCAGGTGCGGCCCTCCCGGGGGTGGTCATCCTGGCGGCATCCCGGACGGGCGAGGCCGCCCTGGCCGACCAGCTCAGGGACCGCCTGGCGCAGCAGGGGTTGGCCGACCTGTGGCCGGTCGCCCCCTTGCCCAGCGCCGACGTCCATGACCTGCTCGCCGCCCTGCTCGGCACCCAGCCCCCGGCGGAGCTGGTAGCCGACGTCGAGGGCCGGGCCGATGGCGTCCCGTTGTTCGTCGAGGAGATCGCCGACGCCCACTTCCGGGCGGGATCGGTGGTGCTAGACGGCCGCGGGGCACACTGGCGGGGCGGGGCACACGTGGTGCCGCGCTCCGTGGCGGCGCTGGTCGCCACCCGGCTCGACCGGCTGGGCGAAGCTGAGTGCGAGGTCCTCACCGCCGCTGCGGTGGTCGGGCCTCATGAGACCGCCCTGCTGGCTGCCCTCTCCGGACAGCCCCCGGCGGTGGTGGCCCGAGCCCTGTCGGCGGCGATCGAGTCCGGCCTAGTCGAGACCGTGGGCGGCACGGTGGACTTCCGCCACGCCGTGGTGGGCGACGCGGTGCGCGCCCGCCTCGTGCCGGACCGGCTCCGTGCCCTGAATGGCCGGGCGGCCGAAGTGCTGGCACCGACTGCCGCCGGGGACGAGTCAGCCCTGGAACGGCTGGCGGGCCACCTCGTCGCGGCCGAGGACCCGGACGGCGCCGCCCGGGCACTGATCGACTCCGCCGGCCTGAACCGCAGGGCGCACCGCCTGCTGCGGGCCGAGTCGCTGGCGCAGCGGGCTCGCCGGCTGGCTGTGGCGCCCGGGGTGACAGACGCCGCGGCGGATGCCCTCGCCGACGTTCTCGCCGCCCAGGGCCGGTGGGGCGAGGCGCTCGAGCTGGACCAGGCGGCGGCTGAGGGTGCCGGGAGCTCGGTAGGTGCCGAGCGGTGGGTGCGCATGACCCGCTGTGCCCTGGACGCCCGGATGCCGGACCTCGTCCGCTCCCTCCTCTCGGCCGGCGATCTCGAGGGCATCCCTCCGGCTTTCCGGGAGTTCGCCATCGGCCGCCTGGCACTGGTCGAGGGCGACACGTCGCGCGCGATCGAGTGCGCACGCCGGGCTTTCGCCGCCGCCGGAGATGACGCCCTCACCGCCAGCGCTGCCCTGGACCTCGAGGCCCGCGCCCTCGACCTCGCCGGCCAGCGAGCGGAGGCCGCCGAGGCCTGGGCCCGCCAGCAGGCGGTGGCCGCCCGCGCCGGCTTGGCCGCCGAGCGGATCCGGGGGCTGGTGTCGCTCTCCGAACTCGAACTGTTCTCCGGGCAGGCCCCGGTCCGGATGCTCGAGGCGGTGGAGGTCGCCCGGTCGGCGGGCGCCTTGGTGGAGCAGACCTGGGCAGAGCTCAATCTCTCGGTCGCCCTCACCATCCAGGGCGACCCGGTGGCCGGCGCCCGGCTGGCCGATGCCGCGTCGGAACGCTGCAGTCAGCACCGCCTCGACCTCCTGCCGTTCCTGCGTGTCGCCCGGGCGGGGGCGGCGCACATCCTGGGCGAACCGGCCTTCGAGGAGCTGCTGGCCGAGGCCGCCGCGATGATCGGGGCCAGCACCGACGCCGTCGTCCACACCGCCGGCATCGCCGCCGACCACGCCATGCATCTGGGCAACTGGGCGGAGGGCGCCCGGCTGCACCAACGGGTGGTCGATGCCATGGATGCCGAGCCCGGGACCCTGCCGACCTCCAGCCCGTGCGACCTGGTCCTGGCGCTCAGGGCGGCGGGCCGGGTGGCAGAGGCGTCGCAGGCCCTGCAGCGGGCCCGGGAGCGCCCCGGCAGCCTCCGGTGGTACGCCACCCCGGTGATCCTCGCCACCGCCGAGGCCGTGATGGCCGGCGACCCGGCAGGCGTCGATACCGCCCTGTCCTCGGCGACCGGCCGGATGCCCTTCGACCTCGCACTGCTCCGGGTGCTGGCGGCTGAGATCCTGGGCGGGCCGTCCCGCGCCCGCTGGCTCCGGGAGGCGCTGGACCTCTACGAGGCGCACCAGGGCTTCGTCGCGGTCGACCGGGTGCGGCGCCTGCTCCGGGAGGCGGGCGGCGCCGTCCCGCGACGCCGGCGGACGGAGGCGGTCCCCCCCGCCCTGCTGGCCCGGGGACTCACAGCCCGGGAGGTCGAGGTGCTGCGCCTCGTTGCGGAGGGCCAGTCCAACGCCGCCATCGCCCAGGGGCTATTCCTGTCGGTGCGGACGGTGGAGAGCCACGTGTCGTCGGTGCTGGCGAAGCTGGGGGCGACGTCCCGGGCGGAGTTGAGGGCAGCGTTGGAATAG
- a CDS encoding MBL fold metallo-hydrolase, producing MILKQYYLGCLAHASYLIADQVGGQAAVIDPQRDVEQYLMDAAELDCRIQHVFLTHLHADFIAGHLELRDRIGATIYLGAEASAEYAFTPMADGDSVPVGSVRLSVLATPGHSPESISILIFDPGHSADLPYAVLTGDTLFIGDVGRPDLRAALGWSAETLASMLYDSLHGKLLALPDDTLVYPAHGAGSLCGKNLSTDTVSTIGVQRAYNYALQPMSRERFIEIVMADQPETPAYFTYDAVLNARERPTLDDALQRELQALSIEQVLRAVAGGAQLLDTRDPAEFEGAHIRGALNIGLGGSYATWAGTLLDPGRPVVLVADPGREWEAATRLGRIGFDSMAGYLAGGMQHLAGTAELVERTDRITAGSLAEQLAGPEPPLLVDVRTPREWKDGHIADATNLPLSNLAETLDTVPAGRRLVTYCATGYRSAVAASMLRRAGREEVADLVGGMSAWDAHRSADLADTA from the coding sequence GTGATCCTGAAGCAGTACTACCTCGGGTGCCTGGCCCACGCCTCCTACCTGATCGCCGATCAGGTGGGGGGCCAGGCGGCCGTCATCGACCCGCAGCGTGACGTCGAGCAGTACCTGATGGACGCCGCCGAGCTGGATTGCCGCATCCAGCACGTGTTCCTGACCCACCTGCACGCCGACTTCATCGCCGGCCACCTGGAGCTCCGGGACCGCATCGGGGCGACGATCTACCTGGGGGCGGAGGCCAGCGCCGAGTATGCCTTCACGCCGATGGCCGACGGCGATTCGGTCCCGGTCGGTTCCGTGCGCCTCTCGGTCCTGGCGACGCCGGGCCATTCCCCGGAGTCGATCTCGATCCTGATCTTCGACCCCGGCCACAGCGCCGATCTCCCCTACGCCGTGCTGACCGGCGACACGCTGTTCATTGGCGATGTGGGCCGGCCCGACCTGCGGGCGGCGCTGGGCTGGAGCGCCGAGACGCTGGCGAGCATGCTCTACGACTCGCTACACGGCAAGCTCCTGGCGCTGCCCGACGACACCCTGGTCTACCCGGCGCACGGGGCGGGCTCGCTGTGCGGCAAGAACCTGTCCACCGACACCGTCTCGACCATCGGGGTGCAGCGGGCCTACAACTACGCCCTGCAGCCGATGAGCCGGGAGCGCTTCATCGAGATCGTCATGGCGGACCAGCCGGAGACGCCCGCCTACTTCACCTACGACGCGGTGCTGAACGCCCGGGAGCGGCCGACGCTGGACGACGCGCTGCAGCGGGAGTTGCAGGCGCTGTCGATCGAGCAGGTGCTCCGCGCTGTCGCCGGCGGTGCCCAGTTGCTGGACACCCGGGACCCGGCCGAGTTCGAGGGTGCCCACATCCGGGGGGCGCTCAACATCGGCCTCGGCGGGTCCTACGCCACCTGGGCCGGCACCCTGCTGGACCCCGGGCGGCCGGTGGTGCTGGTGGCCGACCCGGGCCGCGAGTGGGAGGCCGCCACCCGGCTCGGCCGGATCGGGTTCGACTCGATGGCGGGCTACCTCGCCGGCGGCATGCAGCACCTGGCTGGCACCGCCGAGCTGGTGGAGCGGACCGACCGGATCACCGCCGGCTCGCTGGCGGAGCAGCTGGCCGGTCCCGAGCCTCCCCTCCTGGTCGATGTCCGGACCCCGCGGGAGTGGAAGGACGGCCACATCGCCGATGCAACGAACCTGCCCCTGTCGAACCTGGCGGAAACCCTCGACACCGTGCCCGCCGGCAGGCGCCTCGTCACCTACTGCGCCACCGGGTACCGATCGGCGGTCGCTGCCAGCATGCTCCGGCGGGCCGGCCGGGAGGAGGTGGCGGACCTGGTGGGCGGGATGTCGGCCTGGGACGCCCACCGCAGCGCCGACTTGGCCGACACTGCCTGA
- a CDS encoding pyridoxamine 5'-phosphate oxidase family protein, whose amino-acid sequence MAVHLQRTLAEKGDGLGDPVLVTVDAEGIPHTSMVRVALSDQADTLVVEPAPRTWPGCEAAGRNRVTLFWPPSRSGDHNLIVDGIAAADIGGTGLTVSSLRAVLHRRVPAPPGTETSCGWDCVPLE is encoded by the coding sequence ATGGCCGTGCACCTGCAGCGGACGTTGGCTGAGAAGGGCGACGGGCTCGGTGACCCGGTTCTCGTCACGGTTGACGCCGAGGGAATCCCGCACACGTCCATGGTCCGTGTCGCCTTGTCCGACCAGGCGGACACGCTGGTCGTGGAGCCCGCCCCCCGGACCTGGCCGGGCTGCGAGGCGGCCGGCCGCAACCGGGTCACCCTGTTCTGGCCCCCGTCCCGCTCGGGCGACCACAACCTGATCGTCGACGGGATCGCCGCCGCCGACATCGGTGGGACGGGCCTGACCGTCTCCTCGCTCCGGGCCGTGCTCCACCGCCGGGTGCCAGCACCACCGGGGACGGAGACGTCGTGCGGCTGGGACTGCGTTCCGCTGGAGTAG
- a CDS encoding peroxiredoxin, with protein MTLQINALAPDFKANTTEGPIRFHEWIGDSWAVLFSHPKDFTPVCTTELGYMAKIKPEFDRRGVKIIGLSVDTTDKHEQWAADIAETQGTAPNYPIIGDGDFNVSKLYGMLPAEVSGDPAARTPADNQTVRNVFVIGPDKKIKLVLVYPMTTGRNFDEVLRVIDSLQLTASHKVSTPVNWRPGEKVIIAGSVNNEQAKELFGEWESPKPYIRIVPDPTGAVR; from the coding sequence GTGACGCTGCAGATCAACGCCCTGGCACCCGACTTCAAGGCCAACACCACCGAGGGGCCGATCAGGTTCCACGAATGGATCGGCGACTCCTGGGCGGTGCTGTTCTCGCACCCGAAGGACTTCACCCCGGTGTGCACCACCGAGCTGGGCTACATGGCGAAGATCAAGCCGGAGTTCGACCGGCGCGGTGTGAAGATCATCGGGCTGTCGGTGGACACCACCGACAAGCACGAGCAGTGGGCCGCCGACATCGCCGAGACCCAGGGCACGGCCCCCAACTACCCGATCATCGGCGACGGCGACTTCAATGTCTCCAAGCTGTACGGCATGCTGCCCGCCGAGGTGTCCGGTGACCCGGCGGCCCGGACGCCCGCTGACAACCAGACCGTGCGCAACGTGTTCGTCATCGGCCCGGACAAGAAGATCAAGCTGGTCCTGGTCTACCCGATGACCACCGGCCGGAACTTCGACGAGGTCCTGCGGGTGATCGACTCGCTGCAGCTCACCGCCTCCCACAAGGTCTCGACGCCGGTCAACTGGCGGCCGGGCGAGAAGGTGATCATTGCCGGCTCGGTCAACAACGAGCAGGCCAAGGAGCTTTTCGGCGAGTGGGAGTCGCCGAAGCCCTACATCCGCATCGTCCCGGACCCCACGGGTGCAGTGCGGTGA
- a CDS encoding response regulator yields MSKTILIADDDPTIIKLLQVNLEMEGYDVVTACDGQDALDKAEERHPDLIILDIMMPRLDGWAAREQLASTPGLAETPVIFLSARAQQADLRRGYEAGVAEYVTKPFDPTTLLDVISQILDGTYQRPPQGRGR; encoded by the coding sequence ATGTCCAAGACCATCCTCATCGCCGACGACGACCCGACGATCATCAAGCTCCTCCAGGTCAACCTGGAGATGGAGGGCTATGACGTCGTGACCGCGTGCGACGGCCAGGATGCGCTCGACAAGGCCGAGGAGCGCCACCCGGACCTCATCATCCTGGACATCATGATGCCCCGCCTCGACGGCTGGGCCGCCCGGGAGCAGCTCGCCAGCACACCCGGGCTGGCCGAGACACCGGTCATCTTCCTCTCCGCCCGGGCGCAGCAGGCCGACCTCCGCCGGGGCTACGAGGCCGGCGTCGCCGAGTACGTCACCAAGCCCTTCGACCCCACCACCCTGCTCGACGTCATCAGCCAGATCCTCGACGGGACGTACCAACGGCCTCCGCAGGGGCGGGGCCGTTGA
- a CDS encoding methyltransferase domain-containing protein: MIAVTRFHAAAEAMAAIGARAAVDPAAMPDRVTDAVDDVLAAAGVPDLGLLEAPQRAMVAAYVRSAFGQTAHLLADPTRAEGWSYTDVAVLEGQGRASMGVPPMIAAAAQITEVGTLLDVGTGVGWLAVAATRVWPGCRVVGIDLWEASVERARANVAESGLADIIEIRLQSVADLPDRDRFDLTWLPSFYLLPSVLPAACKRILAATQPGGQIVVGRYDAPPDPLAAATLRLRLIRDGGTWLEPGELTDLLASSGWSDVRVLPKAGPPGMTLVAGRKD, from the coding sequence ATGATCGCCGTCACCCGGTTCCACGCCGCCGCCGAGGCGATGGCGGCCATCGGTGCCCGGGCGGCCGTGGACCCGGCCGCCATGCCCGACCGGGTGACGGATGCGGTCGACGACGTGCTGGCGGCGGCCGGCGTTCCGGATCTCGGGCTGCTGGAGGCGCCGCAGCGGGCGATGGTGGCGGCCTACGTCCGCTCGGCGTTCGGCCAGACCGCCCACCTGCTGGCCGATCCTACCCGGGCGGAGGGCTGGAGCTATACCGATGTCGCCGTACTGGAAGGCCAGGGCCGGGCGTCGATGGGGGTGCCACCGATGATCGCGGCGGCGGCGCAGATCACCGAGGTCGGGACCCTGCTCGACGTCGGCACCGGTGTCGGGTGGCTGGCGGTGGCGGCCACCCGCGTCTGGCCCGGGTGCCGCGTGGTGGGCATCGACCTGTGGGAGGCGTCCGTCGAGCGGGCCCGCGCCAACGTGGCCGAATCCGGCTTGGCGGACATCATCGAGATCCGCCTCCAGAGCGTGGCCGACCTCCCCGACCGGGACCGCTTCGACCTGACCTGGCTGCCGAGCTTCTACCTGCTCCCCTCCGTGCTGCCCGCCGCCTGCAAACGGATCCTGGCGGCGACCCAGCCCGGGGGCCAGATCGTCGTCGGCCGCTACGACGCCCCGCCCGACCCACTGGCGGCGGCGACGCTGCGGCTGCGCCTCATCCGCGACGGCGGGACGTGGCTGGAGCCCGGGGAGCTGACTGATCTCCTGGCTTCGAGCGGGTGGAGCGACGTCCGCGTCCTGCCGAAGGCGGGGCCTCCCGGTATGACCCTGGTGGCGGGCCGGAAGGACTGA
- a CDS encoding NAD(P)H-binding protein, with protein sequence MTQTPVPPVLVTGATGRVGRAVVDLLLEVGVPVRALTHRSEVAGTLPGGVDVVTGDLTVPESLDAGLRGVGTVFLVWTAPAATAPAVVERLATHARRVVFLSAPHQTPHPFFQQPNPMAALYADIERNIAASGLEWTIIRPGIFASNALFWWAPVIRAGGAVRWPYGAAETAPVDDRDVAAVAARTLYEDGHNGGDYVLTGPESLSQAEQVRIIGDVVGRRIEFHDLSPDEFRSEAEGIWPRPALDMLLAAWGATMGVPAFISSTVFDILGSAPRSFRQWVTDHATAFAGGA encoded by the coding sequence ATGACGCAGACGCCAGTGCCCCCGGTGCTCGTTACCGGGGCGACCGGCCGGGTGGGGCGCGCCGTCGTCGACCTCCTGCTGGAGGTGGGCGTGCCCGTACGCGCCCTCACCCATCGCTCCGAGGTGGCCGGGACGCTGCCCGGCGGCGTCGACGTCGTCACCGGCGACCTCACCGTGCCTGAATCGCTCGATGCAGGACTGCGGGGGGTCGGTACGGTCTTCCTGGTCTGGACCGCTCCGGCGGCCACTGCCCCGGCGGTTGTCGAGCGCCTCGCCACCCACGCCCGACGGGTCGTCTTCCTCTCAGCCCCCCACCAGACCCCGCACCCGTTCTTCCAGCAGCCGAATCCCATGGCCGCGCTCTACGCCGATATCGAGCGGAACATCGCCGCCTCCGGGCTCGAGTGGACAATCATCCGGCCGGGGATCTTCGCATCCAATGCCCTGTTTTGGTGGGCGCCGGTGATCCGCGCCGGCGGTGCGGTCCGGTGGCCCTACGGCGCCGCCGAGACGGCCCCCGTCGACGACCGCGACGTGGCTGCGGTCGCAGCCCGGACGCTGTACGAAGACGGGCACAACGGGGGCGACTACGTCCTCACCGGCCCCGAGTCACTGAGCCAGGCCGAGCAGGTGAGGATCATCGGGGACGTCGTCGGCCGCCGGATCGAATTTCACGACCTGTCGCCGGACGAGTTCCGCTCCGAGGCGGAGGGAATCTGGCCCCGCCCGGCCCTGGACATGCTGCTCGCCGCCTGGGGCGCAACGATGGGAGTGCCCGCCTTCATCTCCTCGACGGTGTTCGACATCCTCGGATCGGCGCCCCGATCGTTTCGCCAGTGGGTCACCGATCACGCCACAGCGTTTGCGGGCGGCGCCTAA
- a CDS encoding class I SAM-dependent methyltransferase, translated as MASTEVALDPQKMEEAAGRIMSLYVGSMMTYMIDIGHRTGLLATAAQGPGTAAELAARAGLHERYVREWLGAVVTGGLFDYDPESRTYALPAEAAIVLTAGPMPMSAFAGLQTHLGKHVGDLARVFREGGGVPYSAFRPEFTDLMDQIGRAWYDCSLVDAYLPQVEGLTATLEAGAAAADFACGTGHGLVVLARRFPASSFVGYDLDEGAIACARAEASGAGLSNLRFEVADIARVDVAGAYDAVFVFDAVHDQVDPAGVLRVIHRALKPGGVFVMKEPRAADRLEDNIGNPFSPIMYSVSTLHCLTVSLAHEGAGIGTAFGEGLARSMLAEAGFEVVAVEGIPGDPMDAVYIARPALGR; from the coding sequence ATGGCGAGCACCGAAGTGGCGTTGGACCCGCAGAAGATGGAGGAGGCCGCCGGGCGGATCATGTCGCTCTACGTCGGCTCGATGATGACCTACATGATCGACATCGGGCACCGCACCGGGCTGTTGGCCACGGCGGCGCAGGGACCGGGCACCGCAGCCGAGCTCGCCGCCCGGGCCGGCCTGCACGAGCGCTATGTCCGGGAGTGGCTGGGCGCCGTGGTGACCGGTGGGCTGTTCGACTACGACCCCGAGTCCCGGACCTACGCGCTGCCGGCGGAAGCCGCCATCGTCCTGACCGCCGGGCCGATGCCGATGTCGGCCTTCGCCGGCCTGCAGACCCACCTGGGCAAGCACGTGGGCGACCTCGCCCGGGTCTTCCGGGAGGGCGGCGGCGTGCCCTACTCCGCCTTCCGCCCCGAGTTCACCGACCTCATGGACCAGATCGGCCGGGCCTGGTACGACTGCTCCCTGGTCGATGCCTACCTGCCGCAGGTCGAGGGGCTCACCGCCACCCTGGAGGCGGGGGCGGCGGCCGCCGACTTCGCGTGCGGCACCGGCCACGGCCTCGTCGTGCTGGCCCGCCGGTTCCCGGCATCGTCGTTCGTGGGCTACGACCTGGACGAGGGGGCAATCGCCTGCGCTCGGGCCGAGGCGTCGGGGGCCGGGCTGAGCAACCTCCGCTTCGAGGTGGCTGACATCGCCCGGGTGGACGTCGCCGGCGCCTACGACGCCGTCTTCGTCTTCGATGCGGTCCACGACCAGGTCGATCCGGCAGGCGTTCTGCGGGTCATCCACCGTGCCCTCAAGCCGGGGGGCGTCTTTGTTATGAAGGAGCCGCGGGCCGCCGACCGGTTGGAGGACAACATCGGCAACCCGTTCTCGCCCATCATGTACTCGGTGAGCACACTGCACTGCCTCACGGTGTCGCTGGCGCACGAGGGCGCCGGGATCGGCACGGCCTTCGGCGAGGGCCTGGCCCGGTCCATGCTGGCCGAGGCGGGGTTCGAGGTTGTGGCCGTGGAGGGGATCCCCGGCGACCCCATGGACGCGGTGTACATCGCCCGTCCGGCCCTGGGCCGGTGA